In Halapricum desulfuricans, a single window of DNA contains:
- a CDS encoding DNA-directed DNA polymerase II large subunit produces MREVDERYFETLESELETAIEIANEARERGGDPEPEVEIPTARDMADRVENILGIDGVAERVRELEGEMSREEAALELVEDFVDGTVGNYDSEAGKIEGAVRTAVALLTEGVVAAPIEGIDRVEILDNDDGTEFVNIYYAGPIRSAGGTAQALSVLVADYARALLGIDQYKPREEEINRYAEEVELYDTETGLQYSPKEKESRFITEHIPIMLDGEATGDEEVSGYRDLERVDTNSSRGGMCLVFAEGIALKAPKIQRYTRNLDEVEWPWLQDLIDGTIGDSEPDDSEDADEQRHDESDDGEDEAESRAGPPRPDPSKKYLRDLIAGRPVFGHPSEAGGFRLRYGRARNHGNATAGVHPATMRLVDDFLATGTQIKTEQPGKAAGVVPVDSIEGPTVRLANGEVRRIDDPQEALAVRNGVEKILDLGEYLVNYGEFVENNHPLAPASYTVEWWVKELEDTDADVRAIRDAVDVDLADPDPEEALSWSDRYGVPLHPKYTYLWHDVSVDRVCELATVIEESELATTDGATADHPSVSDGNAELVVPRTESVRETLETLLVEHTQTEESLLVPEWRPLVRSLGFETDLQREWARESLSERARTYADGENAIVAINEVAPFRVRERAPTRIGNRMGRPEKSEERELSPAVHTLFPIGEAGGSQRDVSKAASHSESMRGQQGAVELEVSRRRCVECGTETYQARCPDCGGNTEAVYVCPDCGQEIEPDESGRAECPRCETLANPTQTRTVDVSEQFHSALSSVGERETAFDVLKGVKGLSSEQKVPEPMEKGVLRAKHDVSAFKDGTVRYDMTDLPVTSVRPEELDVTVEQFRELGYEEDVNGDPLRHDDQLVELKVQDIVLSDGAAEHMLQTADFVDDLLTQYYGLAPYYELDDRQELVGELVFGMAPHTSAATVGRVVGFTSAAVGYAHPYFHAAKRRNCFHPDTRLWYGEDGDWRFDTIETLVEEHLTDPDETDFGDLVDEPDADVLVPSVDADGQPCRKPLEAVSKHPAPEHMIRVETEDESLTVTPGHSMLRRADGRLEEVEASELDVGDRLPAFDGGETTTMGGDATRDSGVPFETVTDLEYVQTDLDYVYNLTVSDTHNVAVENVYTAQCDGDEDCVMLLMDGLLNFSKYYLPDKRGGRMDAPLVMSSRIDPSEIDDEAHNVDIMREYPLEFYEATRELADPEDVEDIMTIAEETLGTDREYTGFDHTHDTTDIAMGPDLSAYKTLGSMEEKMDAQLELARKLRAVDETDVAERIIEYHFLPDLIGNLRAFSRQEYRCLDCGESYRRPPLSGECRECGGRVNLTVHEGSVTKYIDTATEVAEEFDCRPYTKQRLEILERSIERIFENDKNKQSGIADFM; encoded by the coding sequence ATGAGGGAGGTCGACGAGCGCTACTTCGAGACGCTGGAGAGCGAACTCGAGACCGCCATCGAGATCGCCAACGAGGCCCGCGAGCGCGGCGGCGATCCGGAACCCGAAGTCGAGATCCCGACCGCGCGGGACATGGCCGACCGCGTCGAGAATATCCTCGGGATCGACGGCGTCGCCGAGCGCGTCCGCGAACTGGAGGGAGAGATGTCCCGCGAGGAGGCCGCGCTCGAACTGGTCGAGGACTTCGTCGACGGCACCGTCGGCAATTACGACTCCGAGGCTGGCAAGATCGAGGGCGCGGTCCGCACTGCCGTCGCCCTGCTCACCGAGGGCGTCGTCGCGGCACCCATCGAGGGGATCGACCGCGTCGAGATCCTGGACAACGACGACGGCACGGAGTTCGTCAACATCTACTACGCCGGTCCGATCCGGTCGGCGGGCGGGACTGCACAGGCCCTGTCGGTGCTGGTCGCCGACTACGCCCGTGCGCTGCTCGGGATCGACCAGTACAAGCCCCGCGAGGAGGAGATCAACCGCTACGCCGAGGAGGTCGAACTCTACGACACGGAGACTGGCCTCCAGTACTCCCCGAAGGAGAAGGAGTCGAGGTTCATCACCGAGCACATCCCGATCATGCTCGACGGCGAGGCGACCGGCGACGAGGAAGTCTCGGGGTATCGCGACCTCGAACGCGTCGACACCAACTCCTCGCGGGGCGGGATGTGTCTGGTCTTCGCCGAGGGGATCGCGCTCAAGGCGCCGAAGATCCAGCGCTACACCCGCAATCTCGACGAGGTCGAGTGGCCCTGGCTGCAGGACCTCATCGACGGCACGATCGGCGACTCGGAACCCGACGACTCGGAGGACGCCGACGAACAGCGCCACGACGAGTCCGACGACGGCGAAGACGAGGCTGAATCGCGAGCGGGCCCGCCCAGACCGGACCCCTCGAAGAAGTACCTCCGGGACCTCATCGCCGGACGGCCCGTCTTCGGCCATCCGAGCGAAGCCGGGGGGTTTCGACTCCGCTACGGCCGTGCCCGCAACCACGGGAACGCGACCGCCGGCGTCCACCCCGCGACGATGCGCCTCGTCGATGACTTCCTGGCGACCGGCACCCAGATCAAGACCGAACAACCGGGCAAGGCCGCAGGCGTCGTCCCCGTCGACTCCATCGAAGGGCCGACGGTCAGACTCGCCAACGGCGAAGTCCGGCGGATCGACGACCCACAGGAAGCACTGGCGGTTCGCAACGGCGTCGAGAAGATCCTCGATCTCGGCGAGTATCTGGTCAACTACGGCGAGTTCGTCGAGAACAACCACCCGCTCGCGCCGGCTTCTTACACCGTCGAGTGGTGGGTCAAGGAACTGGAAGACACCGACGCTGACGTTCGGGCCATACGGGACGCCGTCGACGTCGATCTCGCTGATCCGGACCCCGAGGAGGCGCTCTCATGGTCCGACCGGTACGGCGTCCCACTCCACCCGAAATATACCTATCTCTGGCACGACGTGAGCGTCGACCGGGTGTGTGAACTGGCTACAGTCATCGAGGAATCTGAACTGGCGACGACGGACGGTGCGACCGCTGACCACCCCTCTGTTTCGGATGGAAACGCCGAACTCGTCGTTCCACGGACCGAGAGCGTTCGCGAGACGCTGGAGACGCTGCTGGTCGAACACACCCAGACAGAGGAGTCGTTGCTGGTCCCGGAGTGGCGACCGCTGGTCCGCTCGCTGGGGTTCGAGACTGACCTGCAGCGCGAGTGGGCCCGGGAGAGCCTCTCCGAACGGGCCCGAACGTACGCTGACGGCGAGAACGCGATCGTCGCGATCAACGAGGTCGCACCGTTTCGGGTCCGTGAGCGAGCCCCGACCCGGATCGGCAATCGGATGGGACGACCCGAAAAGTCCGAGGAGCGGGAACTCTCGCCGGCCGTGCACACGCTGTTTCCGATCGGTGAAGCGGGGGGGTCTCAGCGCGACGTTTCGAAGGCGGCCTCCCACTCCGAGTCGATGCGCGGCCAGCAGGGCGCGGTCGAACTCGAGGTCAGTCGCCGTCGCTGTGTCGAGTGCGGGACCGAGACCTATCAGGCGCGGTGTCCGGACTGCGGTGGCAACACAGAGGCGGTGTACGTCTGTCCGGACTGCGGACAGGAGATCGAGCCCGACGAGTCGGGTCGTGCGGAGTGCCCCCGCTGTGAGACGCTCGCGAATCCGACACAGACCAGGACCGTCGACGTCAGCGAGCAGTTCCACTCGGCGCTTTCGTCGGTCGGCGAGCGCGAGACGGCCTTCGACGTGCTGAAAGGCGTCAAGGGACTGTCTTCGGAGCAGAAAGTCCCCGAGCCGATGGAGAAGGGCGTCCTCCGGGCGAAACATGACGTCAGCGCGTTCAAAGACGGTACGGTCCGATACGACATGACTGACCTGCCGGTCACGTCGGTCCGGCCGGAAGAGCTGGATGTCACCGTCGAACAGTTCCGCGAACTCGGCTACGAGGAAGACGTCAACGGCGACCCGCTCCGCCACGACGACCAGCTCGTCGAACTCAAGGTCCAGGACATCGTCCTCTCGGACGGCGCGGCCGAGCACATGCTGCAGACGGCCGATTTCGTCGACGACCTGCTCACCCAGTATTACGGGCTCGCGCCGTACTACGAACTCGACGACCGACAGGAACTGGTCGGCGAACTCGTCTTCGGGATGGCCCCTCACACCAGTGCCGCAACGGTCGGACGGGTCGTCGGGTTCACGTCCGCGGCCGTCGGCTACGCGCACCCGTATTTCCACGCCGCAAAGCGACGCAACTGCTTCCATCCCGACACGCGGCTGTGGTACGGCGAGGACGGCGACTGGCGCTTCGACACCATCGAGACGCTCGTCGAGGAGCACCTGACCGATCCGGACGAGACGGACTTCGGCGACCTCGTCGACGAACCCGACGCGGACGTGCTCGTTCCCTCCGTCGACGCGGACGGCCAGCCCTGCCGCAAACCCCTCGAGGCCGTCTCGAAGCATCCGGCACCGGAACACATGATCCGCGTCGAGACCGAAGACGAATCGCTGACGGTCACGCCCGGCCACTCGATGCTTCGCCGGGCGGACGGCCGCCTCGAAGAAGTCGAAGCCTCGGAACTCGACGTCGGTGACCGGCTCCCGGCGTTCGACGGCGGCGAGACGACGACAATGGGCGGCGACGCGACCCGCGACAGCGGCGTCCCCTTCGAGACCGTCACTGATCTCGAATATGTCCAGACCGACCTCGATTATGTATATAATCTGACTGTTTCTGACACACATAACGTTGCTGTCGAAAACGTCTATACCGCACAATGCGACGGAGACGAAGACTGTGTGATGCTACTGATGGACGGATTATTGAATTTTAGTAAATACTACTTACCTGATAAGAGGGGTGGTAGGATGGACGCGCCACTGGTGATGTCCTCCCGTATCGATCCCTCCGAAATCGACGACGAGGCCCACAACGTCGACATCATGCGGGAGTATCCGCTGGAGTTCTACGAGGCCACGCGGGAACTGGCCGATCCCGAGGACGTCGAAGACATCATGACTATCGCCGAGGAGACGCTCGGGACCGACCGCGAGTATACCGGCTTCGATCACACCCACGACACGACCGACATCGCCATGGGACCGGACCTGTCGGCGTACAAGACGCTGGGGTCGATGGAGGAGAAGATGGACGCACAGCTGGAGCTGGCGCGGAAACTCCGGGCGGTCGACGAGACCGACGTCGCCGAGCGGATCATCGAGTATCACTTCCTGCCGGACCTGATCGGTAACCTCCGGGCGTTCTCTCGGCAGGAATACCGCTGTCTCGACTGCGGGGAATCGTATCGAAGGCCACCGCTTTCCGGCGAGTGTCGCGAATGTGGCGGCCGAGTCAACCTGACTGTCCACGAGGGATCGGTCACCAAGTACATCGACACCGCCACGGAGGTCGCCGAGGAGTTCGACTGTCGGCCCTACACGAAACAGCGCCTGGAGATCCTCGAACGGTCGATTGAGCGGATTTTCGAGAATGACAAAAACAAACAGTCCGGTATTGCGGATTTTATGTGA
- a CDS encoding PPC domain-containing DNA-binding protein, with the protein MDYREVDGTREFVARLAHGEDWRGQIEDFARAEGIKAAFFVGLGAVQNAELWYYDQDDQEYDPMEFDEPLEIASCVGNVSLLEGEPFAHTHAVLSRRDGSTVAGHLDSATVFAGELYVRAFEQSLERVHDEPTDLDLWPL; encoded by the coding sequence ATGGATTATCGCGAAGTCGACGGGACCCGGGAGTTCGTCGCGCGTCTCGCACACGGCGAGGACTGGCGCGGGCAGATCGAGGACTTCGCACGCGCGGAGGGGATCAAGGCCGCCTTCTTCGTCGGCCTCGGTGCCGTTCAGAACGCCGAACTGTGGTACTACGATCAGGACGACCAGGAGTACGATCCGATGGAATTCGACGAACCCCTGGAGATCGCCTCCTGCGTGGGCAACGTCTCGCTGCTCGAGGGCGAACCCTTCGCACACACGCACGCCGTCCTCTCGCGCCGTGACGGCTCGACCGTTGCCGGTCATCTCGACAGCGCGACGGTCTTCGCCGGTGAACTGTACGTCCGGGCCTTCGAGCAGTCGCTCGAACGCGTCCACGACGAGCCGACCGACCTCGATCTCTGGCCGCTATGA